The DNA segment AAAGAAAGAATACACTTTTTCTTTGCCATGTAACAAGGGCAAGTGAGATAACGGTCCACATGAGTCAAGTCTAGCTTATGAAAAATGGTTATGGTTATATAATGACTGGTGTCTATATATTGCTGAATTTATCAAGGGAGTACATTCTTGTTATCTAGGTGcatgttttttccccccttctATTAGATGCATAACCCATTTTTGTCTCTGTGAAACTTTTCCTGATATTTGTCCTCTAGACCCAGATGTTATCAAAATCTAAAGAAATATcaacttttttatattataatacttCCATTTTCAATTGAATTCATTTGTCTAATGATTTACACAACACATGTTGTCCAAAATAGCTTTACAAAGAGTAGTGCCTTAAAAATCTCACAGGTAAATTATAACTTTAAGCTTTTGAGTTAGGCGTATGCTTTGGGTCACAGTAAGTTTGGTTTGTGTTTTATTAGAGGATGTTGATgaagtaaataatattatttaagtatcaaatgaaaatgatctccatTAGGTACCATTCTGAAGGCATTTGAGGTCTTTAAATGTGCTTGATCTGTCTTGAAAGTCAGTTTAACAGTCTATCCTTATTTCATTTGCTGGTTTGTCTATGAGTATGTtgatattgtttaatttattgatgCATATTACAATGCTGTACAACAAATATGTGGCAATATAAATTATGAGGCAAGACATTTCAGGTTAAAATGAGACAAATGTTCAAAGGTGAGAGGTGTCCTTTTAAACAGGTTCCATGAGCAGCTCCTCCACGTCAGAAGACTCCATCTCACGAAATGCTGCATGCGAGCCAATAACAGCCAGTGTGGCACCTAAATGAAAGGAATCAGAGAGGTTCAGAGAGAACAGAAGCAGTGTTTGTGAAAACCACTGCATACAGTggggtgaaggaaaaaaaaaaatactaacctAGTATCCAGAACACAGCTGCTCCCGCTCCAGCTAGCCAGAACACAGGGAAGGAAACTCCTCCTGCTAAACCTAACTGGTGTCCCTGTGTTAACTCACGGCCTGAGAAACAAAGgcgaatgagagaaagagaggtgtgtgtgtttaggtgagTGGGCAGATTAGAACAAATCAAACATTCATCCATTACACTTTACATGATCTAACACTTTAAGCCAAGCATTTTCAACCAGGGGTCTGTGGACCCATAGGGGTCCCTGAAGATACAACAGGGTGTCAGTGGAGAAGGTaggcccaaaaaaataaataaaaaaaaaataaaaccaatacTAACTAATTTTCTGATTcaagaattaaaataatatagtaatgttatttaaaggaatagttcacccaaaatgaaaattctctcatttactcaccctcatgccatcccagatgtgtatgactttctttcttctgcagaacagaaactaagctttttagaagaatatctcagctctgtaggtccatacaatgcaaatgaattttgatcagaactttgaagctccaaaaagcacataaaggcagcataaaagttatccatacggactagtggtttaatacatgtgttgtgaagtgatccaattggttttgggtgagaaccaaactgtaactcctttttttttttttttttttactgtacatacattgcagtctctatgcacgttcatgatttcaggctcgattacactttctactTGTGTATGACGCatatgcagagcactagatggcactagaaagtgtaactgaacttgaaatcatgattgccaaggagacttctGATTtcaatatttatagtaaaaagggagtTACAGTTCGATATGTTTTCATCCAATCACTTCAGATCAATTTTTggatcatgtggattacttttatgctgcctttatgtgctttttggagcttccaagttttggtcaccattcagttgcattttatggacctacagaactgagatattcttctaaaaatcataatttgagttctgcagaaggaaagtcatacacatctgggatggcatcagggtgagtaaatgatgagagaattttcattttttaggtgaactatccctttaatgttacaGATAACAGAAAAGATCTtagctgttttattattattattattattattattctgggggTCTAGGGGTTAGCTGAGATGTTTAAAACCCCTGCTTTAAGCCAAAAAATCAAATAACCCATATGGACACAAATACAATCCCTACAACAACAACTCACTCTCTTACCAAAAACAACCAGCTTCTTTTCCAGTGTTTTCAAGTGGATTATATAGAAGGCACCAGAAAACACTCCCAATGCAATCAACAGTACTGGGGAACTGAAACTGAaggagaagaaaaagagaaagaaacttACTCAAATAACAAACTGCTAATAAGTGTCTTATTTGAACAGCACCTTGTTAACAAAGTAAACATTCACAGCAAAAGTAAGCCTTCCAGATGGCCGCTCGGAGGAAGAACATGCCAGACTGAATGTGGACTTTTACAGAAATGTAAACACACACCCATGTCATGTGTACATAAGAATAGAGGATAACACCATTACAACACAGTGCCTGACATCACTTTCTTGTTATTGTAACAAAGTCTCTTTATATGTATCACAGTGGAGAAGGTGCATTCatataaagtaaaatatttgtattcataAATTCAGATTATCTTTAGCATTTTGAGGCAGTTCTTTACATGCAGTAGAGGATGAGTCCCAGGAAGATGAAGGTGTAGTTGCTGTGGTAGGTGTTCAGGTTTCTCACCACACGTTGGCAGAGCTCTCCAAAATGTTGGGGTTTGGAGAACTTGCGCTGATCTACGAAGCTGCCCCACGGACGGATAGCCTTCCGCCTGCGATCCAACCAATCCTTAATCACATTACCAGACAGACCTTTGGGCAGCCACAGCCTGAGTGAGACAAGAAGATAGAAATACTTGAGTCACAGCATACATAAACAGTATAATAACCACTTACAAATACAATGTAGCATAACAGTATAATAAATCTGTGTTAACAGTACAGACTAATAATACATGATTATATGATTACGTGATGATGGTCATCACATTGGACCATTTAAGATTTAAGAATAATACTATACAAggtcaaacaaaagaaaaggatTGAAATGAAAGGGAAATTATCAATTGCATATTTACATGTACATGATTTAAAATTACAGATGAAACATCGCTGGATTCCTGAGCATAAGTCTTCTATAAATCACACTACTTACCTCCCCACTATTCCTGCCCCAGGAAGCTGCTCCGTCTCACTGCTAAAGGGGTCGCTCGTTTTTCCATCCATCACCACATGCCTATTTACACACACATAAAGTACCTTAATAAAGGGAACATACAAccgatttaaaggaatagttcagccaaaaatgaaaaatctctcatcatttactcaccctcatgccatcccagatttgtatgattttctttcttctgctgaacacaaacgaaagacttttagaagaatatttcagatctgcagGACCattcaatgcaattgaatggtgaccaaaactttgaagctccaaaaaacacaaaggcagcatataagtaatccatgtcttcagaagcgatataattggTTTCGGATAAGAACAGACCAAACTATAACTCCTTATTCAATGTAAATGTTGCCATTCCAGTCTCTAGGCAccattatgatttcaagctcgattacacttcctagtgcttgacgcatgtgcagagcgctaaaTGGCACtcgaaagtgtaatcaagctaaAACCATGATCGCTAATTTTACGTTTTGTaggaaaaaaggagttatattttgctctgttctcagccaaaactgattggattgcttcagaagacattgattaaaaccactagagtcttataaattacttttatgctgcctttatgtgctttttggagcttcaaagttttggtcaccattcacttgcattgtatggacctacagagctgagatatccttctaaaaatctttgtttgtgttcagcagaagaaataaagtcatacacatctgggttggcatgagcgtgagtaaatgatgacaacattttcatttaagggtgaactatccctcttaATTCTAGTGAATTTCCAAAGCTATTCAGAGATACTGAATACCCTAGAAGAATCAGTAGATCATATAAGGTGTACGGGCATGTGTGTCCTTAGTCTTATATAGTAAGAACTGTAGGTTCTGTCTCCCATGGGACATTCCATCATTTTGATTTCCATTGTTTCATCAATTAGAGTTTCTTCTGTCTATTTGCATTACTCTATGTAGTTCTCAAAATGGGCAAGGGGTTAGTTTTCCATTAGAAAAACTGATTTACTGTGCATTCTCCTACagatttcctatgcagctaagtgcattcattcCTAAAATCCCACCAAAagatcagtttcaggctgcagatgatgtttggaccactcaacatgtttggcagacaggGGACGATGGTAACCAGTACATAGactcagaatttataatgtataattttattataacatggttggcagtgattggacgttgctggccattactttgaatcagaattaattatgctaatttctgattggtaaaatgcttcagcactggctttcacttgtttgtttgacagtgcaatgaGAGAACATTGAGGTTTTGTtgtcaaagtagaaaaaaaaaaagaaacgtaacATAAaagttaaatcaaatcaaatcattttttttatttgtgcttttcctaatacacattgttccaaagcaactttacagaaaatctgcTGTGACGTAACCAGCACTCCTGGAAACACAAAGAACAATTTagctttaaaatttcacaacttagtcctgctgtccacgtatgtggatatcagtttttaggaaaactatttgctctagaattttttttttctatttatatatttatttatttattttctgtttataagACGCTACTAGTTACAAgtcaaaaaatgaaatggaaaatgcacacagcactcacgctcgggtctcaggaggttattaaCTACTTTTCAGTTAACCACTTGTTACTGGTGTCTGTCCACAATTTGACATGATCATTTCTTTTGTAACAAATAccttaaattgaaataaatgtcttACTTAAATTATATAATGTGAGCTAATGGAAAATCGACGTCACTCAAGGGCTGGTCAGAAGGCTCAGAATCCACAAAGAGGAAGAATCAAGCAGAACAAGTTTGTAACGCTGCTGCATTACTTCAGCTGTTTCAAAACATACTAGACGATTCACTTCAATCATCAAAAATTATTAACTTTCCGTCTGTTAGACACAAAACACTCCCCAAAGTTTATTTATCAAATCTGTCAAGGAACCAAACAGGTGCTCTTTACCAAATAATGTTAATTTCCTTCGAAATAAAATGAACGTAAAATCAAGAAGCGACAACAAAGTCTGATGGCAAAGCAGTTAACTGCAAGGTAcgaaatacatataaaaataaaaatcttacttACAGTACTATGTCTAAATGTTTCCAGTGTGTTGATGAGCGGCGAATATGATGTGGTTAGTGATGGTAATGATCTTCTTCTTTAGACGTAATCATGAGTCAAACTGACGGCCGCCTCCTAGTGACACGGACCAAAACATCAAGGTAAATAACGTGACTTTAACGTGAGTAGCAATTacatatattgtattataatattacttatattattattactataattttAAAGACGTTTTCTGACTCTTTTTGTGAACTACTAATTTACCCTCCCCAATATGGCGACATTCAGTGGACGGTATCTCACGCACATCACGTGACTATCTTGTTGACTTGGAGCATCTGATCTACAAATTATAAGCGAGTGATTTTCCTCCATATACAGAGATGAAGATCTGCGACTGTGCAGAGATCCTTCCACAAAGCTGCGTGACACACCAGTGTTTTCTATCTAGTTGAGTGGTCGAAGGCTTTCCGAAGGACTTGAACAAGACAGTGGACACAATCGAGCAAAATAAAACTTAAGGTGAGTTGTCATTTTTTCGAAATAACACGGAAgatatttgaattttaatgttTCTAGAACCTTTACTAAACTgaaatttgtgtgtatttattcaGACATCAAAACACATCTGaaaaaatagatatatttaaAAGAGCATTTAACCATTCAGTGTTCTCacgcatataaatgaaaataacaGCGTTCCACTGATATTTCTGTGTAGAATCGAACGTGTGTTTTTTGGTGCAGTGTGATGTCAGGGAGGGCTGCTCGAAGAAAGATCTAGCACTGAAGCGGACGTCAGCTGCTGGAATGTCAGCTTACGATGCGAGCACAGACTATTAAACGTATTCTCAACTGCTCGTTAAATGAGGGAACGGGttgttttttaagctttaagGCCAAGCGTAATCGAATGGTTTTGATTTTTATCATTACGGCTGCTTTTTCGACGGATTTGTCTAGATGGTAACCCCCCGGAAGCCAAAGACTCGCGAGAGTCTCATTCGCTGTTACTAAGGTTAAGTgtagggttagatttagtggtggggttaaggtaaggtttaggAATTGGTGTAGGTAAATGGTTTCtgtaggactccaaataaacacaattaatacAGTGAAGGAATGTCGCATGCGACTCTCGCGAGACTTTGAGCAACCGctgggttaccttctagacacaccTTTTCCCCTTCCCCCACGCGCAGAAACGTGACGTTATATAAGGATTACACGTGAGGCTGCGCGTGAGGATTGAGCATAACAATAAACCAGAAGTTTAACAACAGTTGCGTATATCAGCTGACTGAATAACTGACGGCGGCCGTTATCACAGAAACGCTATACGAAGAAAAACTGCGGTATTTCCACCACGACGTGTAAATATCTTAAGATGTTTTTAAACGAAAGGCAGATAAAACGcgtaattttaatgttttatttgtgttattGAAGCGTTTACTTTATCCACTGTCGATACTGATTGCTAGTTCATATgctaacaaatgttttttgtgactGTTGTACTGATCTCTGctgtttattatacttttatttgcCCGGTTAAAACCTACAATGATGTCTAAACTGTAGCTATTTTCCAAAACTGAGAAGTACAAACTAGAACACAAATACCATGCTAATTATTCAAAACAAGTCTATTTTCGTGTTTTATATAGCATATAATTTGGTTATACCATAATAAAGCCTTTATTAACAACAACTATATTTAATAACAGTTCGAATGTATTGTAGATGTAATGCATATTCTTCTTCACTAGAACCATTTGACCTTTGGACGATTAGAGATTTTTCTGGAGGTCAGGGACCATGGCTACAGCACAAAGCACAAGATATTCTTTGTACTgggaggaaactgagtgcctgaGCTACTATGAAATGTTGTCCCTCCACGAGATCTTTGAGATCGTGGGCTCCCAGTTTACAGAGGCCGATGTCGAGGTTTTGTCGTTTCTCATCGATGAAACCTATCCTGGGAAACATCCACTTGACCCAGAGGGATGGACTGAAGAGTTACCACCAGGGCCTGATGGAACTCCCCAGTCTAATTCTCCATGCCCCCGGATTTTGAAGACATGGCGAAAGATACAGCCACGGAATGAGCCATGCCCCATCGCCTGTCGCCACCGACCCAAGAGTGGTGTGGAACTGCTGTTAGAGTTGGAAAGACGAGGATACTTGAATGAGGGAAACCTCGAACCTTTATTGCAGTTGCTACGAATTCTGACTCGACATGATGTCTTGCCCTTTGTCTCACATAAGAAAAGAAGAACTGGTGAGCATAAGTTTTAAAATTACAGAGCCGATTACAattcttctatttttgtttttacaagctTTTGCTTAAAATAGATATATGAGAGATGTGTGTTTCTTATTGTTATGGTCATGTACTGATGTATAACCTGTACTGTTAGTGTCCCCAGAGCGAGAGACAAATGACTACCCAGAAGTGGGTACCACAGGGGACAGACAGATcagctcaaacacaaacacagatataCCATCCTTGGAAAATGCACAAGACCACCAGTGGATAACAGGTGAGTAGGCATGCCACTAAAAGCTCATCTCATTAATTGCTGAAATGTTTATTTCTCCTTTTGTTGGTTAGATGAGTATTGTTGTCTAGTGGATTAATTTGTGTTTGGCATGTCAGGTGCTGGCTCTTCTGTGACAGTGACCACCCCTGCCCGACGGAAGCGGGGTAGAGGTCGCTACTCAAGCAGAAAATCTAGGGGCAAGCCTGAAATTGAACCTCAGCCAACACCCAATAAAGTGACCTGCGGTAAGGGCGCTTTCTTTACCCCATTCTCTCTTAATCTTCCTCTTCCTGTGTTGTTTAATCTCTCTTCCCAGCATTCTTTGAACATGTGTCTTGTTGCCTTTCCATTTCTcttattttgctttcttttatctATAACACAGCTGATAATCTCCGAGTGTACCTCAGTGCTCTATTCCTTGACAGTTTATAAGTAACCAACGAATCACTCATTCATTAGTGCCTGTCTCTGAATTTCTAATGCTGTCAGAAGTGTGCAACAATCACACAAGAGGTCCAATATTAAACATATGCCATCTCCATTCATTCTTTTGTGAAATCCTTGCACTATTATCCCCTTGAGTTTCATTCTGAACTCAAAGACTGCTCACACCAAAGCCTCTTTATGCTTTTGTACCTCACTGTAGCTCGATGGGTACTGTCCTGCCATCAGGCCATTGCTAAAACACTCTTCAGAACAGAGCACAGAGTGGCAATAATGGCACAGTAGGTAAGGAAAAAAATAAGAGAACAAATGGCCTTTTAAAAATGTGCTAAAACAAGCAACTCTCTGTCAAAAAAGGAGCTAACATGTGAGGCATTCGTTTCCTGCAAGGGCTGTTTTTCCTGGGACATTCAAATCTCAAAATACTGATGGCCAATTAAGGAAATCAACTGGGTCCTGCTTATACTTGCACTGCAATTTGCTGCACAGCATTAAAATCTGACCTTTGATTGGTTTTGAGTTGCAATGATTTATCAATAATATTTCCATTGTATAATACCCTTGTAGGAGCTGAATGTCTCTTAATGAAGTAAAAtgcttttatcatttaaaatgcattaaaatatcaaTAAACTGCATGATTCCTCAatttttttaccatttattttAGACCTTAATAGATACATTTAGCATTTTCTGGTGTGCCTTTCAAAGATATTTTTGGTCTGCAGAAATCGACTGACAGGGTTTTGAATTCTTGACAAATATGTGTGTTCTTTAAAATTAGTCTGATGCATGAGCCACACACTTTCAAAACATGAGGGCAATCTGTATGCAAAGATGTATAATGGTCAGTGATTTTTAACAAGGTtaaaaacatgaaacatgagTAAACAAGTGTAAGTGAACAATGGAATATTTctacttaaaaattaaaaaataatttgtcactCCACAGGATCATTTAAGTTAACtgcaaaaaagctaaaatgtgatttaatATAGTGAGAAACTTTGGTCAACATTTCTTaattacagcacctaaaatatacgcTTTCCTTCATACattcatatatattaaaaaagttaATAGACATGGTATTTGTCAGCTAACAATTACAATTAACAATTAAACATCTGCATCATATAAGGATACATTTTACATCTGAGTTACtacattaaaatttattttgtgtgttttccaAATGTATCATTCAATGTGTGACTCTGTACAACTTATGCCAATACTCTGGGCACTGgtaaaaaaaattcatgttaCAGATGCTTATTGACCCTTTATATCTGCCCTTCGAAAAATTGCATGGctctgtaaatttttttttttttattacgggCCCCATTTCAAGAGCGttaagtgcagcgctatgccaAAAGTCATAAGcccaaagtcagtgggcatggc comes from the Myxocyprinus asiaticus isolate MX2 ecotype Aquarium Trade chromosome 15, UBuf_Myxa_2, whole genome shotgun sequence genome and includes:
- the LOC127452777 gene encoding prenylated Rab acceptor protein 1-like; the protein is MDGKTSDPFSSETEQLPGAGIVGRLWLPKGLSGNVIKDWLDRRRKAIRPWGSFVDQRKFSKPQHFGELCQRVVRNLNTYHSNYTFIFLGLILYCIFSSPVLLIALGVFSGAFYIIHLKTLEKKLVVFGRELTQGHQLGLAGGVSFPVFWLAGAGAAVFWILGATLAVIGSHAAFREMESSDVEELLMEPV
- the LOC127452776 gene encoding DNA-binding death effector domain-containing protein 2-like, whose amino-acid sequence is MATAQSTRYSLYWEETECLSYYEMLSLHEIFEIVGSQFTEADVEVLSFLIDETYPGKHPLDPEGWTEELPPGPDGTPQSNSPCPRILKTWRKIQPRNEPCPIACRHRPKSGVELLLELERRGYLNEGNLEPLLQLLRILTRHDVLPFVSHKKRRTVSPERETNDYPEVGTTGDRQISSNTNTDIPSLENAQDHQWITGAGSSVTVTTPARRKRGRGRYSSRKSRGKPEIEPQPTPNKVTCDIRLRVRAEYSEHESALRGGVSSDKQQPLERQFELFHQASSLLRTRDLGSIVCDIKFSELANLDAFWADYLSGALLEALKGVFITDSLKRAAGQEGVRLLVSVDQDDYEEGRKLLLSSQAHNATNWGTYMP